A DNA window from Polyangiaceae bacterium contains the following coding sequences:
- a CDS encoding biopolymer transporter ExbD encodes MSDSLSAGQRSKIRRLSQPKELSPDEEGGELNIVPFLDIIVNILIFVLATVAVTFTATIDTQPPASKSSGVRQVETSALNLTVFIVNDGFSIKASGGNIAPGCDAPGAGITVPKKGSQYDYDALNTCAVKLKKASPDFAEENQVYITANPGTDYQTLIATIDALRSTPQGDALFEDVNFKVPR; translated from the coding sequence ATGTCGGACTCGCTCAGCGCAGGACAGCGCAGCAAGATTCGTCGGCTCAGCCAGCCGAAGGAGCTCTCTCCCGATGAAGAGGGTGGCGAGCTCAACATCGTGCCGTTCCTCGACATCATCGTGAACATCTTGATCTTCGTGTTGGCCACCGTGGCGGTGACCTTCACGGCGACCATCGACACGCAGCCGCCTGCCAGCAAGTCGAGTGGCGTGCGCCAGGTCGAGACGTCAGCGTTGAACCTCACGGTGTTCATCGTCAACGATGGATTCTCGATCAAGGCTTCGGGGGGAAACATCGCACCGGGGTGCGACGCCCCGGGCGCGGGGATCACCGTCCCGAAGAAGGGCAGCCAGTACGACTACGACGCGCTCAATACCTGCGCCGTCAAATTGAAGAAGGCGTCGCCTGACTTCGCCGAGGAAAATCAGGTGTACATCACGGCCAACCCCGGCACGGACTACCAGACGCTGATCGCCACCATCGACGCTCTGCGATCGACGCCCCAGGGCGATGCGCTGTTCGAGGACGTGAACTTCAAGGTGCCCCGATGA
- a CDS encoding biopolymer transporter ExbD: MSQAGQPPAGGGAPPQRASVVRYKAELRKAVRRNAIEPDINFLNITAMLDIMTIILVFLLKSLGESSASVPQSDDLRLPRSVVRTQPSDEGVVVTVSKTQILVADDRVVTLPNRESMAQTGVGARNKRSGPNDLYIVPLGNALQAARKTDKLIRQAKGLDPGSSEAIIIADETTPYRLLIEVLFTLGQNEFGKYHLMVMQGGSAAP, translated from the coding sequence ATGAGTCAAGCAGGCCAGCCTCCCGCGGGCGGCGGCGCTCCGCCCCAACGAGCGTCAGTGGTTCGCTACAAGGCGGAGTTGCGCAAGGCGGTTCGGAGAAACGCCATCGAGCCTGACATCAACTTCCTCAACATCACGGCGATGCTCGACATCATGACGATCATCCTCGTGTTCTTGTTGAAGAGCCTGGGAGAATCGAGCGCGAGCGTGCCGCAGAGTGACGACCTGCGCCTGCCCCGCTCCGTGGTCCGCACGCAGCCAAGTGACGAAGGCGTCGTCGTGACCGTGTCCAAGACGCAAATCTTGGTGGCGGACGACCGGGTGGTCACGCTGCCCAATCGCGAGAGCATGGCCCAAACGGGCGTGGGTGCTCGCAACAAACGTAGCGGTCCGAACGATCTGTACATCGTGCCTTTGGGCAACGCGCTCCAAGCTGCCCGAAAGACGGACAAGTTGATTCGACAGGCCAAGGGACTCGACCCGGGTTCGTCAGAAGCGATCATCATCGCCGATGAAACGACTCCCTATCGCCTGCTCATCGAGGTGCTCTTTACCCTCGGGCAGAACGAGTTCGGGAAGTATCACTTGATGGTGATGCAGGGCGGCTCCGCCGCTCCCTGA